The Equus przewalskii isolate Varuska chromosome 5, EquPr2, whole genome shotgun sequence genome window below encodes:
- the CNOT9 gene encoding CCR4-NOT transcription complex subunit 9 isoform X1 — MHSLATAAPVPTALAQVDREKIYQWINELSSPETRENALLELSKKRESVPDLAPMLWHSFGTIAALLQEIVNIYPSINPPTLTAHQSNRVCNALALLQCVASHPETRSAFLAAHIPLFLYPFLHTVSKTRPFEYLRLTSLGVIGALVKTDEQEVINFLLTTEIIPLCLRIMESGSELSKTVATFILQKILLDDTGLAYICQTYERFSHVAMILGKMVLQLSKEPSARLLKHVVRCYLRLSDNPRAREALRQCLPDQLKDTTFAQVLKDDTTTKRWLAQLVKNLQEGQVTDPRGIPLPPQ, encoded by the exons ATGCACAGCCTGGCGACGGCTGCG CCCGTGCCTACTGCACTGGCTCAAGTGGATAGAGAAAAGATCTATCAGTGGATTAATGAGCTGTCCAGTCCTGAGACAAGAGAAAATGCTTTGCTGGAGCTGAGTAAGAAGCGAGAATCTGTTCCTGACCTTGCACCCATGCTGTGGCATTCATTTGGTACTATTGCAGCACTTTTACAG gaaattgtaaatatttatccatCTATCAACCCACCCACCTTGACAGCACACCAATCTAACAGAGTTTGCAATGCTCTGGCGTTACTGCAGTGTGTGGCCTCACACCCAGAAACCAG GTCAGCATTTCTTGCAGCACACATCCCACTTTTTTTGTACCCTTTTTTGCACACTGTCAGCAAAACCCGTCCCTTTGAATATCTTCGGCTAACCAGTCTTGGAGTTATTG GGGCCCTGGTGAAAACAGATGAGCAGGAAGTAATCAACTTTTTATTGACAACAGAAATTATCCCTTTGTGTTTGCGCATTATGGAATCTGGAAGTGAACTTTCTAAAACG GTTGCCACATTCATCCTCCAGAAGATCCTCTTAGATGACACTGGTTTGGCTTATATCTGTCAAACATATGAGCGTTTCTCCCATGTGGCCATGATCTTG GGTAAGATGGTCCTGCAGCTATCCAAAGAGCCTTCCGCCCGTCTGCTGAAGCATGTAGTGAGATGTTACCTTCGACTCTCGGATAATCCCAG GGCACGTGAAGCGCTCAGGCAGTGCCTCCCTGACCAGCTGAAGGACACGACCTTCGCCCAGGTGCTAAAAGATGACACCACCACGAAACGCTGGCTTGCACAACTGGTGAAGAACCTGCAAGAGGGCCAGGTCACCGATCCCCGGGGTATCCCCCTGCCCCCTCAGTGA
- the CNOT9 gene encoding CCR4-NOT transcription complex subunit 9 isoform X2 codes for MHSLATAAPVPTALAQVDREKIYQWINELSSPETRENALLELSKKRESVPDLAPMLWHSFGTIAALLQEIVNIYPSINPPTLTAHQSNRVCNALALLQCVASHPETRSAFLAAHIPLFLYPFLHTVSKTRPFEYLRLTSLGVIGALVKTDEQEVINFLLTTEIIPLCLRIMESGSELSKTVATFILQKILLDDTGLAYICQTYERFSHVAMILGKMVLQLSKEPSARLLKHVVRCYLRLSDNPRTEKRYDRMWFV; via the exons ATGCACAGCCTGGCGACGGCTGCG CCCGTGCCTACTGCACTGGCTCAAGTGGATAGAGAAAAGATCTATCAGTGGATTAATGAGCTGTCCAGTCCTGAGACAAGAGAAAATGCTTTGCTGGAGCTGAGTAAGAAGCGAGAATCTGTTCCTGACCTTGCACCCATGCTGTGGCATTCATTTGGTACTATTGCAGCACTTTTACAG gaaattgtaaatatttatccatCTATCAACCCACCCACCTTGACAGCACACCAATCTAACAGAGTTTGCAATGCTCTGGCGTTACTGCAGTGTGTGGCCTCACACCCAGAAACCAG GTCAGCATTTCTTGCAGCACACATCCCACTTTTTTTGTACCCTTTTTTGCACACTGTCAGCAAAACCCGTCCCTTTGAATATCTTCGGCTAACCAGTCTTGGAGTTATTG GGGCCCTGGTGAAAACAGATGAGCAGGAAGTAATCAACTTTTTATTGACAACAGAAATTATCCCTTTGTGTTTGCGCATTATGGAATCTGGAAGTGAACTTTCTAAAACG GTTGCCACATTCATCCTCCAGAAGATCCTCTTAGATGACACTGGTTTGGCTTATATCTGTCAAACATATGAGCGTTTCTCCCATGTGGCCATGATCTTG GGTAAGATGGTCCTGCAGCTATCCAAAGAGCCTTCCGCCCGTCTGCTGAAGCATGTAGTGAGATGTTACCTTCGACTCTCGGATAATCCCAG GACAGAGAAGAGATATGACCGTATGTGGTTTGTCTGA